Proteins from a genomic interval of Diaphorobacter sp. HDW4A:
- a CDS encoding nuclear transport factor 2 family protein yields the protein MSQWPSTLEERIDRLESLDAIRQLVGKYSLSLDMRDMDAHVNLFAPDIRVGKEKVGRAHFKGWQDSTLRDQFTGTSHHLGQHIIEFADKDHATGVVYSKNEHECGAEWVIMQMLYWDDYERIDGQWLFRRRLPCYWYATDLNKPPIGDMKMRWPGREPYSGAFHELFPSWKEFWANRPGKDELPEVAAPAPLNEFLKTMRRGAPDPRMRVR from the coding sequence ATGAGTCAATGGCCATCGACGCTCGAAGAGCGCATCGACCGACTGGAATCGCTGGACGCCATCCGCCAACTGGTGGGCAAGTATTCGCTGTCGCTCGACATGCGCGACATGGATGCGCACGTCAACCTGTTCGCGCCGGACATCCGCGTCGGCAAGGAGAAAGTGGGTCGCGCGCATTTCAAAGGGTGGCAGGATTCCACGCTGCGCGACCAGTTCACCGGCACCTCGCACCACCTTGGGCAGCACATCATCGAGTTCGCGGACAAGGATCACGCCACCGGCGTCGTCTATTCCAAGAATGAGCATGAGTGCGGTGCCGAATGGGTGATCATGCAGATGCTGTATTGGGACGACTACGAGCGCATCGATGGTCAGTGGCTCTTCCGCCGCCGCCTGCCGTGCTACTGGTATGCAACGGATCTGAACAAACCACCGATCGGCGACATGAAGATGCGCTGGCCGGGCCGTGAGCCCTATAGCGGCGCGTTCCACGAGTTGTTTCCGAGCTGGAAGGAGTTCTGGGCGAACCGCCCCGGCAAGGACGAACTGCCCGAGGTGGCCGCGCCCGCACCGCTCAACGAATTCCTCAAAACCATGCGCCGAGGGGCGCCCGACCCGCGCATGCGCGTGCGTTGA
- a CDS encoding enoyl-CoA hydratase, which translates to MQSPANTAPEASEFVTREDNAVYETDAPVLYEVKDGIATVTMNRPTFNNVQNSQMTYALDDAFRRAVDDDAVKVIVLAGSGKHFSAGHDIGTPGRDINKSFDRKHLWWDHVNKPGGEQLFVREQEVYLGMCRRWRDIPKPTIAMVQGACVAGGLMLAWVCDFIVASEDAFFQDPVVRMGIPGVEYFAHANEMHTRIAKEFLMLGERMSAGRAYEMGMVNRVVPRADLQAQVLAMAEKLAAQPRMGLALTKTVMNRAEELQGLRATMEMAYGYHHFAHAHSLAMGAGHLGGHDAKSMARANKEEAKS; encoded by the coding sequence ATGCAAAGCCCTGCCAACACAGCACCGGAGGCGAGCGAGTTCGTCACGCGCGAGGACAACGCGGTCTACGAAACCGACGCGCCCGTTCTCTACGAAGTGAAGGACGGCATCGCCACCGTGACGATGAACCGCCCCACGTTCAACAACGTGCAGAACTCGCAGATGACCTATGCGCTGGACGACGCCTTCCGCCGCGCGGTGGACGACGACGCGGTCAAAGTCATCGTACTTGCTGGCAGCGGCAAGCATTTCAGCGCGGGCCACGACATCGGCACGCCCGGCCGCGATATCAACAAGAGCTTTGATCGCAAGCATCTGTGGTGGGACCATGTGAACAAGCCGGGCGGTGAGCAGCTGTTCGTGCGTGAGCAGGAGGTCTATCTCGGCATGTGCCGCCGCTGGCGTGACATTCCAAAGCCGACCATCGCGATGGTACAGGGCGCCTGCGTCGCGGGCGGGCTGATGCTGGCGTGGGTCTGCGATTTCATTGTTGCGAGTGAGGACGCGTTCTTCCAGGACCCGGTGGTGCGCATGGGCATTCCAGGGGTGGAGTATTTCGCGCACGCCAACGAGATGCATACCCGCATCGCCAAGGAATTTCTGATGCTCGGCGAGCGCATGAGCGCCGGGCGCGCCTACGAGATGGGCATGGTCAACCGCGTGGTGCCGCGCGCCGATCTGCAGGCGCAGGTGCTGGCGATGGCCGAAAAGCTGGCCGCGCAGCCGCGCATGGGCCTTGCGCTCACCAAGACCGTGATGAACCGCGCAGAGGAGCTGCAGGGCCTGCGCGCGACGATGGAGATGGCCTACGGGTATCACCACTTCGCGCATGCCCACAGCCTCGCCATGGGCGCGGGACACCTCGGCGGGCACGATGCCAAATCGATGGCGCGCGCCAACAAGGAAGAGGCCAAGTCATGA
- a CDS encoding nitronate monooxygenase family protein: MSDPIKDSNSLRTPLCDLLGCRYPIIQTAMGWVAGADLVVGTTNAGGFGFLAGATIAADQIEAEILKIKRLTDDRPFGLNFHMFQPNAQQLLDLAVKYRLRAVSYGRGPDKKVIGRLRDAGIVCMPTVGALKHAQKAIEMGANVITVQGGEGGGHTGSVPTTVLLPQVVDAVDVPVVAAGGFYDGRGLLAALAFGAQGIAMGTRFLMTSDSKVPDVTLERYVKTKDAEKIAISYLVDGMPQRMIPNEYLSMLEKASPMKRLRIAIDLALKWKAETGMTTGQAMSIFMKALKEDSSSVAQTVMAANAPMLLQKSMVEGNPADGVMSAGQVAALIGRLDSCETVISGIVRQALERRNALNQLNQFNQMAAA, encoded by the coding sequence ATGAGCGATCCGATCAAGGACTCCAACTCCTTGCGCACGCCGCTGTGCGATCTGCTGGGTTGCCGCTATCCCATCATCCAGACCGCGATGGGCTGGGTGGCGGGTGCCGATCTGGTGGTGGGTACGACGAATGCGGGTGGCTTCGGTTTTCTGGCGGGTGCAACGATTGCGGCCGACCAGATCGAGGCCGAGATTCTGAAGATCAAGCGCCTGACGGACGACCGTCCGTTCGGCCTGAACTTCCACATGTTCCAACCGAATGCGCAGCAATTGCTCGATCTGGCGGTGAAGTACCGCCTGCGCGCGGTGAGTTACGGCCGGGGGCCGGACAAGAAGGTGATCGGCCGCCTGCGCGACGCGGGCATCGTCTGCATGCCCACCGTGGGCGCGCTCAAGCATGCGCAGAAGGCGATTGAAATGGGCGCCAACGTCATCACCGTGCAGGGCGGCGAGGGCGGTGGCCATACCGGTAGCGTGCCGACCACGGTGCTGCTGCCGCAGGTAGTGGATGCGGTCGATGTGCCGGTGGTGGCCGCCGGCGGCTTCTACGACGGGCGCGGTCTGCTTGCGGCGCTGGCCTTTGGTGCGCAGGGCATTGCGATGGGCACGCGCTTTTTGATGACCAGCGATTCCAAGGTGCCCGACGTGACGCTTGAGCGCTACGTGAAGACGAAGGACGCCGAGAAAATCGCGATCTCGTATCTGGTCGATGGCATGCCCCAGCGCATGATTCCCAACGAATACCTCTCGATGCTCGAGAAGGCCAGCCCGATGAAACGGCTGCGCATCGCCATCGATCTCGCACTCAAGTGGAAGGCCGAAACCGGCATGACCACGGGGCAGGCGATGAGCATCTTCATGAAGGCGCTCAAGGAAGACTCGTCCTCGGTCGCCCAGACCGTGATGGCGGCCAACGCGCCGATGCTGCTGCAGAAATCCATGGTTGAAGGTAATCCGGCGGACGGCGTGATGTCGGCCGGTCAGGTGGCTGCGTTGATCGGGCGTCTGGACAGCTGCGAGACGGTGATCTCCGGCATCGTGCGCCAGGCGCTGGAGCGCCGCAACGCGCTCAACCAACTCAATCAGTTCAATCAGATGGCGGCGGCCTGA
- a CDS encoding acetyl-CoA C-acetyltransferase → MRAEAYIVDALRSPTGKRKGSLAQVHGADLGAHVIKALVERNEIPASEYDDVIFGCVDTIGALAGDIARTSWLAAGMPLNVPGTTVDRQCGSSQQAIHFAAQAVMSGTQDVVLAGGVQTMSAIPISSAMLAGQPLGFTTPFAESKGWQARFGDAPVNQFYAAQRIADHWNVSREEMEVFAKESHDRALKAIAQGRFDREIVPFGDFCMDETARLSTLEKMATLLPVDPAYPSITAAVSSSTCDAAAAVLVVSEEALKRYKLTPRAHIHHLSVRADDPIWHLTAPIPATEHALKKAGMKLDDIDLVEINEAFASVVMAWLKETGYDHAKTNVNGGAIALGHPLGASGAKLMTTLLHELERTGGRFGLQTMCEGGGQANVTILERL, encoded by the coding sequence ATGAGGGCAGAGGCATACATCGTTGACGCACTGCGCAGCCCCACGGGCAAGCGCAAGGGCTCGCTCGCGCAGGTGCATGGCGCCGATCTGGGCGCCCATGTGATCAAGGCGCTGGTGGAGCGCAACGAGATCCCTGCATCGGAATACGACGACGTGATTTTTGGCTGCGTAGACACCATCGGCGCGCTCGCGGGCGACATCGCGCGCACCTCGTGGCTGGCCGCGGGCATGCCGCTGAACGTGCCGGGCACGACGGTGGACCGCCAGTGCGGCTCGTCCCAGCAGGCCATCCATTTCGCCGCGCAGGCGGTGATGAGCGGTACGCAGGACGTGGTGCTGGCCGGTGGTGTGCAGACGATGTCGGCCATCCCGATCTCGTCGGCCATGCTGGCCGGGCAGCCGCTCGGCTTCACCACACCGTTCGCCGAGAGCAAGGGCTGGCAGGCGCGTTTTGGCGATGCGCCGGTCAACCAGTTCTATGCGGCGCAGCGCATTGCCGACCACTGGAATGTGTCGCGCGAGGAAATGGAGGTCTTTGCCAAGGAAAGCCACGACCGCGCGCTCAAGGCGATTGCGCAAGGCCGCTTCGACCGCGAGATCGTGCCGTTTGGCGACTTCTGCATGGACGAAACCGCGCGCCTGTCCACGCTGGAAAAGATGGCGACGCTGTTGCCAGTCGACCCTGCATACCCCTCGATCACGGCGGCAGTGTCGAGCTCCACCTGCGACGCGGCCGCTGCCGTGCTCGTGGTGTCGGAAGAGGCGCTCAAGCGTTACAAGCTCACGCCGCGCGCTCACATTCATCACTTGAGCGTACGCGCGGACGACCCGATCTGGCACCTGACTGCGCCGATTCCAGCGACCGAACACGCGCTCAAGAAGGCGGGCATGAAGCTGGATGACATCGACCTCGTCGAGATCAACGAAGCCTTCGCTTCGGTGGTGATGGCTTGGCTCAAGGAGACCGGCTACGACCACGCGAAGACCAATGTGAACGGAGGCGCGATTGCACTCGGCCATCCGCTCGGCGCATCGGGTGCCAAGCTGATGACCACGCTGCTGCACGAGCTCGAACGCACAGGCGGGCGCTTTGGTCTGCAGACCATGTGCGAGGGCGGTGGTCAGGCCAACGTGACCATCCTCGAGCGTTTGTGA
- a CDS encoding acyl-CoA dehydrogenase family protein: MDLTYTPAQQAFRAEVRAWLKDHVPREKLASYDTREGFEQHRQWEATLAEAGYSSVTWPKELGGRGCDLNEWLIFEEEYWAADAPHRVNQNGILLLGPTLMEFGTEAQKARFLPRMARCDEMWAQGWSEPNAGSDMAAISSRAIRTGDKYVLNGQKIWSTRAVFADWLFGLFRSDPQSSRHHGLSYILVPLKSKGVTIRPIRDIGGKEHFAEIFFDDVEVPVENLLGTEGKGWNVAMATAGFERGLLLRSPARYQRSAQKLIELYKRHQADADRDSSIRDAVLRAWMGAEAYTQSSFHTVGRLHKGAQIGAEASTNKIVWSELDILIHETAMRILGPRAELLEDDEANEWLEGFLFSQAGPIYAGSNEIQRNIIAQRLLGLPKS; encoded by the coding sequence ATGGATTTGACCTATACCCCCGCGCAGCAGGCATTTCGCGCGGAAGTGCGCGCCTGGCTCAAGGACCACGTGCCGCGCGAGAAGCTCGCGAGCTACGACACCCGAGAAGGCTTCGAGCAGCACCGCCAATGGGAAGCCACGCTGGCCGAGGCTGGCTACAGCAGCGTGACCTGGCCCAAGGAACTCGGCGGTCGCGGCTGCGACCTCAACGAGTGGCTGATCTTTGAAGAGGAATACTGGGCCGCCGACGCGCCCCATCGCGTGAACCAGAACGGCATTCTGTTGCTCGGCCCGACGCTCATGGAGTTCGGCACCGAAGCGCAAAAGGCACGCTTTCTGCCACGCATGGCACGCTGCGACGAGATGTGGGCCCAGGGCTGGTCCGAGCCGAACGCGGGCTCCGACATGGCCGCGATCTCGAGCCGCGCGATCCGCACGGGCGACAAGTACGTGCTCAACGGCCAGAAGATCTGGTCCACCCGCGCTGTGTTCGCCGACTGGTTGTTCGGCCTGTTCCGCAGCGATCCGCAATCGAGCCGCCACCACGGCCTGAGCTACATCCTCGTGCCGCTCAAGTCCAAGGGTGTGACGATCCGTCCGATCCGCGACATCGGCGGCAAGGAGCATTTCGCCGAGATCTTCTTTGACGATGTCGAAGTGCCGGTCGAGAACCTGCTGGGCACTGAAGGCAAGGGCTGGAACGTGGCGATGGCCACGGCCGGTTTCGAGCGCGGCCTGCTGCTGCGTTCGCCCGCACGCTACCAGCGCAGCGCGCAGAAGCTGATTGAGCTGTACAAGCGCCATCAGGCCGATGCCGACCGTGACTCGTCGATTCGCGACGCCGTTCTGCGTGCCTGGATGGGCGCGGAAGCCTACACGCAATCGTCCTTCCATACCGTGGGCCGCCTGCACAAGGGCGCGCAGATCGGTGCGGAGGCCAGCACCAACAAGATTGTCTGGTCCGAGCTCGACATCCTGATCCATGAGACCGCCATGCGTATTCTTGGCCCGCGCGCCGAACTGCTGGAGGACGACGAAGCCAATGAATGGCTCGAAGGCTTTCTGTTCTCGCAAGCCGGTCCGATCTACGCGGGCAGCAACGAGATCCAGCGCAACATTATCGCCCAGCGCCTGCTGGGTTTGCCCAAGTCCTGA
- a CDS encoding VOC family protein encodes MMEIRGLAYIVAESTNLDQWSTYAKDVLGMMATPVGDGTLHIKMDERQFRFQVQAGSKDRYHASGWELLNKVAFDAALKALDDAKIAYELGSAELCRQRCVQQMAVLFDPAGNRHEVVWGFKSDFKRFASPQGVSSFVTGDYGLGHTVLPAPDFEATVAFARDVLGFETSDIYNFKPAGDAGPTVRIHFFHCANGRHHSLALAEFPVPSGCVHAMVEVENMPEVGRAMDRMQQGQVQLTATLGQHTNDRMTSFYMKTPSGFDLEYGYGGAILDWEQHIVHEFTAVSLWGHDFTVGRVAQTA; translated from the coding sequence ATGATGGAAATCCGTGGACTTGCCTATATCGTTGCCGAGAGCACGAACCTCGATCAATGGAGCACTTACGCCAAGGACGTGCTCGGCATGATGGCCACGCCGGTGGGCGATGGCACGCTGCATATCAAGATGGATGAACGCCAGTTTCGCTTCCAGGTGCAGGCGGGCAGCAAGGATCGTTATCACGCATCCGGTTGGGAGTTGCTCAACAAGGTCGCTTTCGACGCGGCGCTGAAGGCGCTGGATGACGCCAAGATCGCCTACGAGCTGGGCAGTGCCGAGTTGTGCCGCCAGCGCTGCGTGCAGCAGATGGCCGTGCTGTTCGATCCAGCGGGCAATCGCCATGAAGTGGTGTGGGGTTTCAAGTCGGACTTCAAGCGCTTTGCTTCGCCGCAGGGCGTATCCAGCTTCGTGACGGGGGACTACGGTCTTGGTCACACAGTGCTGCCCGCGCCTGACTTTGAAGCCACCGTGGCGTTTGCGCGCGATGTGCTGGGCTTCGAGACGTCTGACATCTACAACTTCAAACCTGCAGGCGACGCGGGCCCGACGGTTCGCATCCATTTCTTCCACTGCGCAAATGGTCGCCATCACAGCCTGGCGCTGGCCGAATTCCCGGTGCCAAGCGGCTGCGTGCACGCGATGGTCGAAGTGGAAAACATGCCCGAAGTGGGCCGTGCGATGGACCGCATGCAGCAGGGGCAGGTGCAGCTCACCGCCACGCTCGGTCAGCACACCAACGACCGCATGACTTCGTTCTACATGAAGACGCCATCGGGCTTTGATCTGGAGTACGGCTACGGCGGCGCGATTCTGGATTGGGAACAGCACATCGTGCACGAGTTCACGGCTGTGAGCCTCTGGGGCCACGACTTCACGGTGGGGCGCGTGGCGCAGACCGCCTGA
- a CDS encoding acyl-CoA dehydrogenase family protein, which yields MDFTFSEDQIAFRDSVSRFFMTEAAPEMLREVWETDTGRSPELRAKIAEQGLGGLSVPEEFGGMGLGDVDWALLLQEIGYYALPDSLIDTVYVAAGMLSELPAGHAARAQWLPGIADGSIRVAVGHPINPWVADAQQANLLLMPHATCQGLELHAVLPSQCTITPLKSIDTSRRLCSVEWTATPDTRIAAGAEGQKIWDMAVNRGALASAAQLVGLAQRMVDLSVDYVAQRKQFDKVIGSFQAVQHHLANIVTKIEFAKPVLYRAFYALQHGEMDADTRVSHAKLAACDAGWFASRQSMQVHGAMGYTWEVDLQMFMKRAWVLDASWGDRGYHNARLSQSLFLDANPPLGPGSTFDRLASQSVGNSTTAAKTVNNNSNVAEEATA from the coding sequence ATGGATTTCACCTTCTCCGAAGATCAGATCGCTTTCCGTGACTCGGTCAGCCGATTCTTCATGACCGAAGCCGCGCCGGAAATGCTGCGCGAGGTGTGGGAAACCGACACCGGCCGCAGCCCCGAGTTGCGCGCCAAGATTGCTGAGCAGGGCCTTGGTGGCCTTTCCGTGCCCGAGGAATTTGGCGGCATGGGCCTCGGTGATGTGGACTGGGCCTTGCTATTGCAGGAAATCGGCTACTACGCACTGCCGGATTCGTTGATCGACACCGTGTATGTCGCAGCGGGCATGTTGAGCGAACTGCCCGCTGGGCATGCGGCACGCGCGCAGTGGCTGCCCGGTATCGCCGACGGCAGCATCCGCGTGGCCGTGGGTCACCCCATCAACCCGTGGGTGGCTGACGCCCAGCAGGCCAATCTGCTGCTGATGCCGCATGCCACTTGCCAAGGCCTTGAGTTGCACGCGGTGCTTCCATCGCAATGCACGATCACGCCGCTCAAGAGCATCGATACCTCGCGCCGTCTGTGCAGCGTGGAGTGGACGGCCACGCCCGACACCCGCATCGCCGCCGGAGCCGAGGGGCAGAAGATCTGGGACATGGCCGTCAACCGCGGCGCGCTGGCATCGGCCGCGCAGCTTGTCGGTCTGGCGCAGCGAATGGTGGACTTGTCGGTGGACTATGTCGCGCAGCGCAAGCAGTTTGACAAGGTGATTGGCAGCTTCCAGGCGGTGCAGCATCACCTTGCCAATATCGTCACCAAGATCGAGTTCGCCAAGCCCGTGCTCTACCGTGCGTTCTATGCGCTGCAGCACGGTGAGATGGATGCGGACACGCGTGTCTCGCACGCCAAGCTGGCCGCTTGTGACGCCGGCTGGTTTGCCAGCCGCCAGAGCATGCAGGTGCATGGCGCCATGGGCTACACGTGGGAAGTTGATCTGCAGATGTTCATGAAGCGTGCATGGGTGCTCGACGCCTCCTGGGGTGATCGCGGCTACCACAACGCGCGGCTTTCGCAGAGCCTGTTTCTCGATGCCAACCCGCCGCTCGGCCCCGGTAGCACTTTTGATCGTCTCGCGTCGCAAAGCGTGGGCAACAGCACGACAGCCGCCAAGACAGTGAACAACAACAGCAATGTGGCCGAGGAGGCAACGGCATGA
- a CDS encoding CoA transferase subunit A, translated as MVNKVMSAKDVVASIQDGMTIGIGGWGPRRKPMALVRELLRSDVKDLTVVSYGGADVGMLCAAGKVKKLIFAFVTLDFIPLEPYFRKARQNGDIEVVEVDEGQMLLGLKAAAMRVPYIPTRIGLGTDLVKHNPQIKVIDSPYDSKEWVAMPALNLDVALLHVDKADARGVCQISGPDMYMDDLYARAAKKTFVSCDELVETSAFDSAENSRLVFWERSETTGVVHLPCGAHPTSCGPAYGFDTKHFKEYATGAKEESGWSDYVAKYVNCTEQEYLDKVGGADAIKRLPLPVF; from the coding sequence ATGGTCAACAAGGTCATGAGTGCGAAGGATGTCGTCGCTTCCATCCAAGATGGAATGACGATCGGCATCGGCGGCTGGGGGCCACGGCGCAAGCCGATGGCGCTGGTGCGCGAGCTGCTGCGCAGCGATGTGAAGGATCTGACCGTGGTGTCGTATGGCGGTGCCGATGTGGGCATGCTGTGCGCGGCGGGCAAGGTCAAGAAGCTGATCTTCGCGTTCGTCACGCTGGATTTCATTCCGCTGGAGCCGTACTTCCGCAAGGCACGCCAGAACGGTGACATCGAGGTGGTGGAGGTCGACGAGGGCCAGATGCTGCTGGGCCTGAAGGCCGCCGCCATGCGCGTGCCCTACATCCCTACACGCATCGGTCTGGGTACGGATCTGGTCAAGCACAACCCGCAGATCAAGGTGATCGACTCGCCATACGACAGCAAGGAATGGGTTGCGATGCCTGCGCTGAATCTGGATGTGGCGCTGCTGCATGTGGACAAGGCCGATGCGCGCGGTGTGTGCCAGATCAGCGGGCCCGACATGTACATGGACGACCTCTATGCACGTGCGGCGAAGAAGACTTTCGTGAGCTGCGACGAACTGGTGGAGACCAGCGCATTCGACTCGGCCGAGAACTCGCGTCTCGTGTTCTGGGAACGCTCGGAGACCACGGGCGTGGTGCACCTGCCGTGCGGCGCGCATCCCACGTCGTGCGGGCCGGCTTACGGCTTTGACACCAAGCACTTCAAGGAGTACGCGACCGGCGCCAAGGAAGAGTCCGGCTGGAGCGACTACGTGGCCAAGTATGTGAATTGCACCGAACAGGAATACCTGGACAAAGTGGGCGGGGCGGATGCGATCAAGCGTTTGCCACTGCCGGTGTTTTGA
- a CDS encoding enoyl-CoA hydratase family protein, with amino-acid sequence MSSSQFHSRIHDNGVAELVIDRAPVNALNAAGWNGLAREIESLGNNPQTRVIVIRAENRGFCAGVDIKELAANDKLIIDVNAGNYATFKAVHLNKVPVIVAVHGFVLGGGIGICGAADIVIAAEDATFGLPEVDRGAMGGAAHLQRMFGVQKTRYLFFTGEMIGAPEALRLGAIERVVKRDELRDTAMEIAAKIAAKSPAMVRIAKEALTGIEDGNLEDKYRWEQGFTLQAYMSPDSAETRDAFVEKREATF; translated from the coding sequence ATGTCTTCGTCACAGTTCCATTCAAGAATTCATGACAACGGCGTCGCCGAACTGGTGATCGACCGTGCTCCCGTCAACGCGCTCAACGCTGCCGGCTGGAACGGCTTGGCGAGAGAAATCGAATCGCTCGGCAACAACCCGCAAACGCGCGTGATCGTGATCCGCGCCGAGAACCGTGGCTTCTGCGCGGGCGTGGACATCAAGGAGCTTGCCGCCAACGACAAGCTGATCATCGATGTGAACGCGGGCAACTACGCCACGTTCAAGGCCGTGCACCTGAACAAGGTGCCGGTGATCGTGGCGGTGCACGGCTTTGTGCTGGGCGGCGGCATCGGCATCTGCGGCGCGGCGGACATCGTGATCGCCGCCGAGGACGCGACCTTCGGCCTGCCCGAGGTGGACCGCGGTGCCATGGGCGGCGCGGCGCATCTGCAACGCATGTTTGGTGTGCAGAAGACGCGCTACCTGTTCTTCACGGGCGAGATGATCGGAGCGCCTGAAGCGCTGCGCCTTGGCGCGATTGAGCGCGTCGTCAAGCGCGATGAGCTGCGCGACACCGCCATGGAGATCGCCGCCAAGATCGCCGCCAAGAGCCCAGCGATGGTCCGCATCGCCAAGGAGGCGCTGACCGGCATCGAGGACGGCAATCTCGAAGACAAGTATCGCTGGGAGCAGGGCTTCACCCTGCAGGCCTACATGAGCCCCGATTCTGCAGAGACACGCGATGCCTTTGTGGAAAAACGGGAAGCCACATTCTGA
- a CDS encoding alkene reductase: MTQTLFTPTQFGRITLQNRIVMAPMTRNRATPEGLATPMMAEHYGQRGDAGLIVAEGSWPEVTGQAYNRQPGIETAGQVRAWQRVTDAVHARGGSIVLQLMHSGRIGSHHIKPAGVRTVSASAIKAQGQIWTDVAGMQDFDPPIALSTEEVKAVIAMHAQSAQRAIDAGFDGVELHGTSGYLSMQFLSSSTNQRSDEYGGNAAHRARFAAECLGEMSACIGADRVGLRLNPGNTYNDTSDEDSAATHAELMRQAAGIGIAYLHVMRAAVPEIDAFALARQHFGENLILNDGFDASSAEAAVAAGEGRAVSFARHFIGNPDLVRRMREGLPLSKFDRKTLYTDGEQGYTDYLSVGSAVAA; encoded by the coding sequence ATGACCCAAACCTTGTTCACCCCGACGCAGTTCGGCCGCATCACGCTGCAGAACCGCATCGTGATGGCGCCGATGACGCGCAACCGCGCCACGCCGGAAGGCCTCGCGACGCCCATGATGGCCGAACACTACGGCCAGCGCGGCGACGCGGGCCTGATCGTGGCCGAAGGCAGCTGGCCCGAAGTCACCGGCCAGGCCTACAACCGCCAGCCAGGCATCGAGACCGCAGGGCAGGTTCGCGCCTGGCAACGCGTGACCGATGCTGTGCATGCACGCGGCGGCAGCATCGTGCTGCAGCTCATGCATTCGGGGCGCATCGGTAGCCACCACATCAAGCCTGCGGGCGTGCGCACCGTGTCGGCATCCGCCATCAAGGCGCAAGGCCAGATCTGGACCGATGTCGCCGGTATGCAGGATTTCGACCCCCCCATTGCCTTGAGCACCGAAGAGGTGAAGGCTGTCATCGCCATGCATGCGCAATCCGCGCAACGCGCCATCGATGCGGGCTTTGATGGGGTGGAGCTGCACGGCACCAGCGGCTATCTCAGCATGCAGTTTCTGAGCTCATCCACTAACCAGCGCAGCGACGAATACGGTGGCAACGCGGCCCATCGCGCCCGCTTCGCTGCAGAGTGCCTGGGCGAGATGTCAGCCTGCATTGGTGCGGACCGCGTGGGCCTGCGCCTCAATCCCGGCAACACCTACAACGACACCAGCGACGAAGACTCGGCCGCCACGCACGCCGAACTCATGCGCCAGGCGGCGGGCATCGGCATCGCTTATCTGCATGTGATGCGCGCGGCCGTGCCCGAGATCGACGCATTCGCGCTGGCCCGCCAGCACTTCGGCGAGAACCTGATCCTCAACGACGGTTTTGACGCCAGCTCTGCCGAAGCCGCCGTGGCTGCAGGCGAGGGCCGGGCCGTGTCATTCGCCCGCCATTTCATCGGCAACCCCGACCTCGTGCGCCGCATGCGCGAGGGCCTGCCGCTGTCCAAGTTTGATCGCAAGACGCTCTATACCGATGGAGAACAAGGCTACACGGACTATTTGTCCGTGGGCAGTGCCGTGGCTGCATGA
- a CDS encoding CoA-transferase subunit beta: MSSEVSLVDRIICAAAQAWKDDGEVLATGIGLVPRLAASLCMKSVNTDIMMTDSEAWIVSEPVPVGPRGDYKIKRETWMGFSRIFDNVWGGKRHAMVGPVQVDRFGQANISMVGGDYARPKSMMLGVRGFPGNSINHANSFFVPNHSKKVFVEGEVDMVASVGYNPARLPKGWALEEMTDIRFIFTNLCVLDFGGPDHQVRLVSLHPGVTAAMVQENTGFPIFLPESVQTTAAPSAAQLAQLAELDPHNLRASALGA; encoded by the coding sequence ATGAGCAGTGAAGTTTCTTTGGTCGATCGCATCATCTGTGCTGCGGCGCAGGCGTGGAAGGACGATGGCGAGGTGCTGGCGACAGGCATCGGCCTCGTGCCGCGCCTGGCCGCGTCGCTGTGCATGAAGTCCGTCAACACGGACATCATGATGACGGACTCCGAGGCCTGGATCGTGAGCGAACCGGTGCCGGTCGGCCCGCGCGGCGACTACAAAATCAAGCGCGAGACGTGGATGGGTTTCTCGCGCATTTTCGACAACGTGTGGGGCGGCAAGCGCCACGCGATGGTGGGGCCGGTGCAGGTGGACCGCTTCGGTCAGGCCAATATTTCGATGGTGGGCGGCGACTACGCACGTCCCAAGTCGATGATGCTGGGCGTGCGCGGTTTTCCGGGTAACTCCATCAACCATGCGAACTCGTTCTTCGTGCCCAACCACAGCAAGAAGGTGTTCGTCGAGGGCGAGGTGGACATGGTCGCGTCGGTGGGCTACAACCCCGCGCGCCTGCCCAAGGGCTGGGCGCTGGAGGAGATGACCGACATCCGCTTCATCTTCACCAACCTGTGCGTGCTGGACTTCGGCGGCCCGGATCATCAGGTGCGTCTCGTCTCGCTGCACCCCGGCGTGACGGCGGCGATGGTGCAGGAAAACACGGGCTTCCCGATCTTCCTGCCGGAGAGCGTGCAGACCACGGCCGCGCCAAGCGCCGCGCAACTGGCGCAGCTGGCCGAACTCGATCCGCACAACCTGCGCGCATCCGCCCTGGGAGCATGA